A single Pedobacter sp. PACM 27299 DNA region contains:
- a CDS encoding acyltransferase family protein, giving the protein MNAKTLSPDILKTKEHFHILDGLRGVAAVAIVIFHFMEVVFIPSKNFIGHGFLAVDFFFCLSGFVIGYAYDDRIGKMGILTFLKTRLIRLHPLVVMGSVLGLLAFLFDPFGLHNEVYSAGRMALIFLSSVLLIPFPVVSERYFNLFSLNAPAWSLFWEYVANMVYALALYKATRNLLLILTILAAGAICYIGYSSGNLLGGWSGETFWHGAARISYSFLAGLLIFRSKWIIKSNLGFVGLSILLLLAFLMPDSQWNWITEPLVVLIYFPLLICLGAGAKLQEGVKKLCIFSGNISYPLYMTHYMVLWLFADYYTTYKPDATQLFFIISAGTMLLVGFAYLVMVIYDIPVRRYLMNKLKKG; this is encoded by the coding sequence ATGAACGCTAAAACGTTAAGTCCAGACATTTTAAAAACCAAAGAACATTTTCACATCCTCGATGGGTTACGCGGAGTAGCCGCAGTAGCCATTGTCATTTTCCATTTCATGGAAGTAGTCTTTATTCCTTCAAAAAATTTCATCGGTCATGGTTTCCTTGCCGTAGACTTTTTCTTTTGTTTATCCGGATTTGTCATTGGCTATGCGTATGACGACAGGATCGGAAAAATGGGAATCTTAACCTTTTTAAAAACCAGACTGATCCGGTTACATCCTTTAGTGGTTATGGGTTCAGTATTGGGTCTGCTCGCTTTTCTATTTGACCCTTTTGGTTTGCATAATGAAGTGTATAGTGCCGGAAGAATGGCACTCATCTTTTTAAGTTCTGTTTTATTAATTCCTTTTCCTGTAGTATCAGAAAGATATTTCAATCTATTCAGTCTCAATGCACCTGCCTGGTCCCTGTTTTGGGAATATGTAGCCAATATGGTTTATGCCCTGGCACTCTACAAAGCGACGCGTAACCTCTTATTGATCTTAACGATTTTGGCTGCTGGTGCCATCTGCTATATCGGCTATTCCAGCGGAAACCTTCTTGGTGGCTGGAGTGGAGAAACCTTTTGGCATGGTGCTGCCCGTATCTCCTATTCGTTTTTAGCAGGATTACTGATCTTCCGTTCTAAATGGATCATCAAATCAAACCTGGGCTTTGTAGGATTAAGCATATTACTTTTACTCGCTTTCCTTATGCCGGATAGTCAATGGAACTGGATCACAGAACCATTAGTAGTATTGATTTATTTCCCATTATTGATCTGTTTGGGCGCTGGAGCTAAACTTCAGGAAGGCGTAAAAAAACTATGCATTTTCTCTGGAAACATCTCCTATCCGCTATACATGACACATTATATGGTGCTTTGGCTTTTTGCTGACTATTACACTACTTATAAACCAGATGCCACCCAATTGTTTTTTATCATCTCAGCTGGAACTATGCTACTGGTTGGTTTCGCCTATCTGGTAATGGTCATTTATGACATCCCTGTTAGAAGATACCTGATGAATAAACTTAAGAAAGGATAA
- a CDS encoding FecR family protein, with protein sequence MKKQMSGYASYNLEELINDEDFLLWVLHPDEISNLHWQNIQDTFPQLRETITQAKAIVQSMRFERDNLKEHEQSELWEAIQAKTTLLKKSGKRMPLWYRYAAAAMIAGILLTVGVFYQMTQPVSINTPYGQLKTITLPDGSLVTLNANSTIKYDRNWSKNEIREVWIEGEAFLKVKHLNTSGKIAKHERFVVHTGEVNVEVLGTSFNVNDRRGRTEVALLEGKISLGLNGTPGKPLVLAPGDIAEFEKGKLIKKPINVAEYASWKDGRLYFKDVPVAKIFNYFEDIYGYKVVVDDPEILKKRVSGSLNTQNEQVLFKAFGMTLNLNITPNKQTRELMITTK encoded by the coding sequence ATGAAGAAACAAATGAGCGGGTATGCCTCCTATAACCTGGAAGAGCTGATCAATGACGAAGACTTTTTATTATGGGTGCTCCATCCTGATGAAATATCTAATCTCCATTGGCAAAATATCCAGGATACTTTTCCTCAACTGAGAGAGACCATCACCCAGGCCAAAGCAATCGTTCAATCTATGCGTTTCGAAAGAGACAATTTAAAGGAACATGAACAATCGGAATTGTGGGAAGCCATTCAGGCTAAAACTACCCTGCTGAAGAAATCCGGAAAAAGAATGCCTTTATGGTACCGTTATGCGGCAGCCGCTATGATCGCAGGAATCTTATTGACTGTGGGAGTTTTCTACCAGATGACTCAACCGGTGTCCATCAATACACCTTACGGTCAGTTAAAAACCATCACCTTACCAGACGGCTCTTTAGTGACGCTAAACGCCAATTCTACTATAAAATATGATAGAAACTGGAGTAAAAATGAAATCAGGGAGGTATGGATTGAAGGAGAAGCTTTTTTAAAGGTGAAGCATTTAAATACTTCGGGAAAGATAGCAAAGCATGAACGTTTTGTAGTCCATACCGGCGAGGTTAATGTAGAAGTACTAGGCACCTCTTTTAATGTAAATGACAGACGAGGGCGCACTGAAGTGGCGCTATTAGAAGGAAAAATCAGTTTAGGCTTAAATGGAACTCCGGGTAAACCGCTGGTCCTGGCCCCCGGAGATATTGCAGAATTTGAAAAAGGCAAGCTGATTAAAAAACCGATCAATGTAGCAGAGTATGCATCCTGGAAAGATGGGAGGTTATATTTCAAAGATGTACCTGTAGCTAAAATCTTCAATTACTTCGAAGATATTTATGGGTATAAGGTAGTGGTCGATGATCCGGAAATCCTGAAGAAAAGAGTGTCGGGCTCCTTAAATACGCAAAATGAGCAGGTCTTGTTTAAAGCGTTTGGAATGACGTTAAACCTCAATATCACGCCGAATAAACAGACAAGGGAATTAATGATTACCACTAAATAA
- a CDS encoding RNA polymerase sigma factor, with protein sequence MPEPTESIYWQSFKAGNADAFEYLYRNYSSGLYNYGSKFSHDKELIKECIQDLFVGIWTRRDTLGNPVHLKNYLYKSFRHLIFKKAFQLQNFESYDEAHDNYAFQVSLNVEEAMIDGEHRINVSAQLNLAMAKLTPRQREAVFLRFYEQLSYEEIAEVMDISVKASYKIMARALGFLKENLSKDDLMLLSLLLHLKLLN encoded by the coding sequence ATGCCTGAACCCACTGAATCAATTTACTGGCAATCTTTTAAAGCCGGCAATGCAGACGCTTTTGAGTACTTATACCGAAATTATTCATCAGGGCTATACAATTATGGATCAAAATTCAGTCATGATAAAGAGCTGATCAAAGAGTGTATTCAGGATCTTTTTGTAGGAATCTGGACGAGAAGGGATACCCTTGGAAATCCTGTGCACCTTAAAAACTATCTTTACAAATCCTTCCGGCACCTAATTTTCAAAAAGGCTTTCCAGCTGCAAAACTTTGAGAGTTATGATGAGGCTCATGATAACTACGCTTTCCAGGTCAGCTTAAATGTGGAAGAAGCGATGATTGATGGAGAACATCGAATCAACGTATCTGCGCAATTAAATCTGGCGATGGCTAAACTGACCCCCAGACAAAGGGAAGCGGTCTTTCTAAGGTTTTATGAACAATTGAGTTATGAGGAAATTGCTGAAGTGATGGACATTTCTGTAAAAGCCAGCTACAAAATAATGGCCAGAGCATTGGGTTTCCTGAAAGAGAACTTGTCTAAAGACGATTTAATGCTGCTTTCTCTATTGTTACACTTAAAACTATTAAACTGA
- a CDS encoding BamA/TamA family outer membrane protein — MKIKQFSKISVVLLALMAFGEGYSYGQAIKQQDSLHKDSVKSTYDIADLIHQIFRPGKPQKPAQKKSGITPMPSIAYNPSIGAQIGLKAVAGRVLGHEPNTLMSIAATSASITTKGIIYFYLAHNVYTPGNRWNFQGSLVAAKTVVPDFGFGIGAKVTGGSPEEVILANPDRKGYVIHGQYYNFREKVYKQVMDHLFVGAGVSIDIRRALEDKSNPDGLTPYHIYSKEKGFKTDHYLANGFLFNLQYTTRDNQNRAHKGIYADAGLRVNQSWIGSTKNAVQVTTDFRKYWSLSSKNPEHVLAFWNWGSYLVSGTLPYLELPGTGKDANYRSGRGYTVGYFKGTDYFYSELEYRFPITANKFLSGVTFVNVQTANDNLGTKIFQKWQPAGGAGLRILFNKATRTNLCVDYAFGNYGAKGLFLGLNEVF; from the coding sequence TTGAAGATTAAGCAATTCTCCAAAATAAGTGTAGTTCTATTGGCTCTGATGGCATTTGGAGAAGGATATAGCTATGGCCAAGCCATAAAACAACAAGATTCTTTACATAAGGATAGTGTGAAAAGCACTTACGATATCGCTGATTTAATCCATCAGATCTTCCGTCCTGGTAAACCACAAAAGCCTGCACAGAAAAAATCAGGCATTACTCCGATGCCTAGTATTGCCTACAATCCAAGTATTGGTGCGCAAATTGGATTAAAAGCGGTGGCAGGAAGAGTACTTGGTCATGAACCCAACACCCTGATGTCTATTGCCGCCACATCGGCTTCCATTACAACGAAAGGGATTATTTATTTTTACCTGGCCCACAATGTATATACTCCGGGAAACCGCTGGAATTTTCAGGGAAGTCTGGTAGCTGCAAAAACTGTGGTTCCTGATTTCGGATTTGGAATTGGTGCAAAAGTAACAGGAGGCAGTCCCGAAGAAGTCATACTGGCCAATCCGGATCGGAAAGGTTATGTGATTCATGGCCAATATTACAATTTCCGGGAAAAGGTATACAAACAAGTGATGGATCACCTTTTTGTTGGCGCAGGAGTTTCCATTGATATCAGAAGGGCCCTGGAAGATAAAAGTAATCCAGACGGCCTTACCCCTTATCACATTTACAGTAAAGAAAAAGGGTTTAAAACAGACCATTATCTCGCCAATGGCTTCCTGTTTAACCTCCAGTATACCACCCGCGACAATCAGAATCGTGCGCACAAAGGAATCTATGCAGATGCAGGTTTGAGGGTCAACCAAAGCTGGATCGGCAGCACCAAAAACGCAGTTCAGGTCACCACGGATTTTAGAAAATACTGGAGTCTTTCCAGTAAAAACCCAGAGCATGTACTTGCTTTCTGGAATTGGGGTTCTTATTTAGTCAGCGGGACACTGCCTTACCTCGAACTTCCGGGTACGGGTAAAGATGCAAATTACAGAAGCGGAAGAGGATATACAGTTGGGTATTTTAAAGGAACCGATTATTTCTATTCGGAACTGGAATACCGTTTCCCTATTACTGCAAACAAGTTTTTAAGCGGAGTTACCTTCGTTAACGTACAAACTGCCAATGACAACTTAGGAACTAAAATATTCCAGAAATGGCAGCCTGCAGGTGGCGCCGGCTTAAGGATATTGTTCAATAAAGCCACAAGAACCAATCTGTGCGTGGATTATGCTTTTGGTAACTATGGTGCAAAAGGCTTATTTCTGGGATTAAATGAGGTATTTTAA
- a CDS encoding serine hydrolase domain-containing protein: MVLQKARYSVSLLLLISIGSFSLTLKAQDHPSIPVLKEADGYYQHPQVKELYLKIGVSGSKLHQVRDWDGRELWLEQQSATHFTNAEDSYGLNFLIDGSQHIDGIKIGQEVWKKVPTYVPEKITDLNQQQARAILDGQAEKFVRAMNANSAAVMADYIEDNFSPALKSSSKNELLSRFQGIYRSTGGVKLLKNLYFNTNAFFGEYQYLSKDLNNVYEFSIKLDNSHKVKLYNGRVFFNPELIRKPRTEQAFLTDLDQTLKRLAQKDVFSGALLLAKGDELLYQYTCGSAIKHPDLKNTTTTRFNIGSMNKMFTAIGVMQLMEKGKLNLNDPVSKFLDSTWLPLELSGKIQIRHLLNHSSGLGDFFSKAMQEDTTVANFQTLEGYKKYLKQSKLNFEPGTSWSYSNSGMLLLGGIIEKVSGQNYFDYIDKNIHALADMTNSNPKLEKGMSGNQALGYIPKQDGSYESNLNSAFTRPSPAGGGYSTTTDLHKFGRALLSGKLLTDSSRQKMFKDELGMHYGYGFQIWDTPGKQVVGHSGGAPGVSAVAYFFPETGYMVIILSNYDRGSADLGEYLLNQVRFLGK, encoded by the coding sequence ATGGTACTTCAAAAAGCTCGCTACTCAGTCTCACTTCTTCTTCTCATTTCAATAGGTTCGTTTTCTTTAACACTAAAGGCGCAGGATCACCCTTCTATTCCCGTCTTGAAAGAGGCTGATGGATATTATCAGCATCCGCAGGTGAAGGAATTGTACCTGAAAATAGGGGTATCCGGCAGCAAGCTGCACCAGGTTAGGGATTGGGATGGCAGGGAACTTTGGTTAGAACAGCAATCTGCTACTCATTTTACCAATGCTGAGGACAGTTATGGACTCAACTTTTTAATTGATGGTAGCCAGCATATTGATGGTATCAAAATAGGGCAGGAGGTATGGAAAAAGGTGCCTACCTATGTGCCGGAGAAAATAACGGACCTCAATCAGCAACAAGCCAGAGCAATTCTGGATGGGCAAGCCGAGAAATTTGTGAGGGCCATGAACGCCAATTCAGCTGCAGTTATGGCGGATTACATTGAAGACAACTTTTCTCCGGCGCTCAAATCCAGTTCAAAAAATGAGCTGCTTTCTCGTTTTCAGGGCATATACCGTTCCACAGGAGGTGTTAAACTGCTTAAAAACCTTTACTTTAATACTAATGCATTTTTCGGAGAATACCAATACCTGAGTAAGGATTTGAATAATGTGTATGAGTTTAGTATCAAGCTAGATAACAGCCATAAAGTGAAGCTTTACAATGGCAGGGTATTTTTCAATCCGGAGCTGATCCGAAAACCCAGGACTGAACAAGCCTTCCTCACAGATCTCGACCAGACTTTAAAGCGATTGGCTCAAAAAGATGTTTTTTCCGGCGCGCTGCTTTTGGCTAAGGGAGATGAGCTTCTATATCAATATACCTGTGGATCAGCGATAAAGCATCCTGATCTGAAAAACACGACTACTACAAGATTCAATATTGGCTCTATGAACAAGATGTTTACGGCAATAGGGGTGATGCAATTGATGGAGAAAGGCAAGCTTAATTTAAATGATCCGGTATCCAAATTTTTAGACAGCACCTGGCTGCCATTGGAACTGTCCGGTAAAATACAAATCCGACACTTATTAAACCACAGTTCGGGTCTTGGCGACTTCTTCAGCAAGGCCATGCAGGAAGATACTACTGTGGCAAATTTCCAGACTTTGGAAGGCTATAAGAAATACCTGAAGCAGTCGAAGCTTAATTTTGAACCTGGAACTTCCTGGTCCTACAGTAACTCAGGAATGCTGCTATTGGGGGGCATCATTGAAAAAGTATCTGGTCAGAATTACTTCGATTACATAGATAAAAACATCCATGCGCTGGCAGACATGACCAATTCCAATCCTAAGTTGGAAAAAGGAATGTCAGGAAATCAGGCACTGGGATATATCCCAAAGCAAGATGGCAGTTATGAATCTAATTTAAATTCTGCATTTACCAGACCATCACCTGCAGGAGGCGGTTATTCTACTACTACCGATCTACATAAGTTTGGAAGGGCATTGTTATCAGGTAAGCTATTGACCGATTCCTCCAGGCAAAAAATGTTTAAGGACGAGCTTGGCATGCATTACGGATATGGTTTTCAAATATGGGATACTCCAGGGAAACAAGTGGTAGGACATTCTGGTGGAGCGCCTGGAGTCAGTGCGGTCGCTTATTTCTTTCCAGAAACAGGTTACATGGTTATTATCCTTTCAAATTATGATAGAGGTTCCGCTGATCTGGGCGAATATCTCTTAAATCAGGTGAGATTTTTAGGGAAATAA
- a CDS encoding epimerase encodes MKIKAIITGATGMVGEGVLLTCLKHPDVEKVLVINRKPGGISHPKLQEIIHKDFFHLEELDPQLADYNACFFCLGISSVGISKEAYEHTTYDLTLTVGQHLAKIRPELTFCYVSGASTDSTEQGNVAWARVKGKTENALMRIFKNAYMFRPGFMKALPGQKNLKSLYKFFSWIYPIGRKLFPAGFCTLEEVGLAMINSVKKGYPKRILEVKDIVALSKE; translated from the coding sequence ATGAAAATAAAAGCAATCATCACAGGAGCAACAGGCATGGTTGGAGAAGGTGTATTACTAACCTGCTTAAAGCATCCAGACGTAGAAAAGGTATTGGTCATCAATAGAAAACCTGGAGGCATCAGCCACCCTAAGCTCCAGGAAATTATCCATAAAGACTTTTTCCATCTGGAGGAATTGGACCCTCAGCTTGCAGATTACAACGCTTGCTTCTTTTGTCTGGGCATTTCCTCGGTCGGAATTAGCAAGGAAGCATACGAGCATACCACCTACGATCTTACCCTTACTGTTGGCCAGCATCTCGCGAAAATTAGACCTGAACTTACCTTTTGCTATGTTTCAGGTGCCAGTACCGACAGCACAGAACAGGGAAATGTTGCCTGGGCACGTGTAAAAGGTAAAACAGAAAATGCGCTGATGCGTATTTTTAAAAACGCCTATATGTTCCGACCTGGTTTCATGAAAGCATTGCCAGGTCAGAAAAACCTAAAAAGCTTATACAAATTTTTCTCCTGGATCTATCCTATCGGCAGAAAGTTATTCCCTGCTGGATTTTGCACGCTGGAAGAAGTAGGACTGGCGATGATCAATTCCGTAAAAAAGGGATACCCAAAACGTATCCTGGAAGTAAAGGATATAGTGGCCTTATCAAAAGAATAG
- a CDS encoding DoxX family protein: protein MKTINRINPLFLIRLAIATIFLSHSLHGVLNHTVNDFGEGYLNKVGFAPFGVYVAWALMVFEIIGSILILFGKLLKYVVPGFILILITGIILVHYPDGWFVVGPGRNGMEFSFVLILSLIAICIPVKRRR, encoded by the coding sequence ATGAAAACAATTAACCGCATTAATCCACTATTCCTGATTCGTTTAGCTATTGCCACTATTTTTTTATCTCATAGTTTACATGGAGTGCTAAACCACACGGTAAACGATTTTGGCGAAGGGTATTTGAATAAGGTTGGCTTTGCACCTTTCGGGGTTTATGTGGCCTGGGCTTTAATGGTTTTTGAAATCATCGGTTCTATATTAATTCTGTTTGGAAAATTATTGAAATATGTGGTGCCCGGCTTTATATTGATCTTGATTACTGGAATTATACTGGTTCACTATCCTGATGGCTGGTTTGTAGTAGGCCCAGGAAGAAACGGAATGGAGTTTAGTTTTGTCCTGATTCTTTCCTTAATCGCCATCTGTATCCCGGTGAAGAGACGCAGGTAA
- a CDS encoding D-2-hydroxyacid dehydrogenase family protein: MITRPQIAILDDYQNVALTYGDWSAINKLAEITVFNDHLSAKEEVIKRLQPFQVIAVMRERTPLTREILSQLPNLKLIISTGERNASIDIKAAEEFGIAISPTRYQSNGAPELTWALVLALAKHIVPETNQVRKNGWQTEIGIDLKGKTIGIVGLGRIGSTIARYAKAFEMEVIAWSENLTEEKAAAQGAKLVSKEELFKDADFVSVHLVLSSRSRGIIGEKELNLMKPTAFLINTSRGPLVNESALISILTQKKIAAAALDVYETEPLPLQHPFRILANVLATPHIGYVTENTYQTFYEDIRNRIAEWLKE, encoded by the coding sequence ATGATTACACGACCACAGATTGCGATATTAGATGATTATCAAAATGTAGCTTTAACCTACGGAGATTGGTCAGCTATAAATAAACTCGCCGAAATCACCGTCTTTAATGACCATTTGTCTGCAAAAGAAGAAGTCATTAAGCGCTTACAACCTTTCCAGGTCATCGCGGTGATGCGGGAACGCACCCCCTTAACACGTGAAATTCTGTCGCAATTGCCCAATCTAAAGCTCATTATTTCTACTGGCGAGCGGAATGCTTCCATAGACATAAAGGCTGCGGAAGAATTTGGAATTGCCATTTCTCCCACCAGATATCAATCCAATGGCGCACCAGAACTGACTTGGGCATTGGTCCTTGCTTTAGCAAAACATATCGTTCCGGAAACTAATCAGGTACGTAAAAATGGCTGGCAAACAGAGATCGGCATAGATTTGAAAGGAAAAACCATCGGGATTGTTGGCCTTGGTCGTATTGGCAGCACCATCGCCCGCTATGCAAAAGCATTTGAAATGGAGGTCATCGCCTGGAGCGAAAACCTTACTGAAGAAAAAGCTGCTGCTCAAGGGGCAAAACTTGTCAGCAAAGAAGAGTTATTCAAAGATGCTGATTTTGTATCTGTACATCTAGTGCTAAGTTCAAGAAGCAGAGGCATCATCGGCGAAAAAGAATTGAACCTCATGAAGCCAACTGCCTTCCTGATCAATACTTCCAGAGGACCATTAGTAAACGAATCTGCTTTAATTAGCATATTAACGCAGAAAAAGATCGCCGCTGCGGCCTTGGATGTATATGAAACTGAGCCTTTACCGCTTCAGCACCCTTTTCGTATCTTGGCGAATGTATTGGCCACGCCACATATCGGCTATGTGACTGAAAACACCTACCAGACATTTTATGAGGATATCAGGAATAGGATTGCCGAATGGCTGAAAGAATGA
- a CDS encoding outer membrane beta-barrel protein — protein sequence MRNLKTCLIGFTYTLMLHQFTFARQIKPVEKQALNKVLTELAIQHHINFLYEETSIKQKVVTYHAAADKGKPIDEVLNKLLLPLNLSWFKVDAKNYSLFITPKKQNSPVTGIEMKAGIRDSSKVEKVSGSVLDENEKPLEYTTVTLLQAVDSSFVVHSLTDLEGIFSFPSVRTGTYMLKISSLGHQAYLSKAFKVAAGTTKMDIPPIAMKVANKTLKEVQVVARKAIVETKSDRFIFNVENSAMAVGNSLQLLRSAPFVRVSAENSLSLQGKKTLVLIDNKPVPEVALENILLTMPAGNIEKIELITQPSAKYDASYGAVINIITKKSQVEGLTGNLRADGSAGNYANGSVNAGATYKHKNFTIYANGGLNKGDNYFSIESERFQDPTDPSYYLTNNWTRLSHNKIYTFQTNMELQLGKNQTVGLFIDLSDVEFKGPWTTTNGFGRKNGKLDSVLYTDASFNQKGNSQTYNINYHFLSDSGKNELTVLGTFTPWQRDLRQSFPSTLYDGNAQVIKYPPLYQMQNKGDIGVFIVQADYAHQFKKQWAFETGLKFQHTNSRTIVNYEDYKTGQLQLDPNFSNDNSLKESITGVYGTLTKDWKNDKLQLGFRAEVSNVDFEGNFKQRKYNFFPTLLYQHTINKDFNLSASYKKTIRRPVYTDLVPYSVFLNQYSIEQGNPEMVPQFDHTYTLTANIQKLNVSLSYTAIDGMIGLFPSQQDYLTKVTYYKRQNLKKASTVALYLFYPYQINDWWETMNSGTPIGRNSAEGVVLGTNHKLDAFYSDFRTAQIFKITKDLKLQIDAYFWTKYTQDLGSYQGNKNIDASFLINLWNGNGQLRLAGNELVFRRNDYLLKRDYGTFRSAERIHTDSRRVFVGFTCKFGKSRIAKPDSKLGNEDAMKRI from the coding sequence ATGAGAAATTTAAAAACATGCCTGATAGGTTTTACCTATACCCTAATGCTGCACCAGTTCACATTCGCAAGACAAATCAAACCGGTAGAAAAGCAAGCATTAAATAAAGTATTGACTGAATTAGCTATTCAGCACCACATCAATTTCCTATACGAGGAGACCAGTATTAAACAAAAGGTGGTTACTTATCATGCGGCGGCCGACAAAGGAAAGCCCATTGATGAGGTACTAAATAAGCTGCTTTTGCCTTTGAACCTATCCTGGTTCAAAGTGGATGCAAAAAACTACTCCTTATTTATTACGCCTAAAAAGCAGAACAGCCCTGTTACAGGTATAGAAATGAAAGCCGGAATCCGCGATTCTTCAAAAGTCGAAAAAGTAAGCGGATCAGTTTTGGATGAAAATGAAAAACCCTTGGAGTATACCACTGTGACCCTTTTACAGGCGGTAGATTCATCATTTGTAGTCCATTCATTAACAGATTTAGAGGGTATTTTCTCTTTCCCATCTGTCAGAACTGGTACTTATATGCTCAAAATTTCCTCACTGGGTCATCAGGCTTATCTGAGTAAGGCGTTTAAAGTGGCTGCTGGAACGACAAAAATGGACATCCCTCCAATTGCCATGAAAGTCGCCAATAAAACCTTAAAAGAAGTACAGGTCGTAGCCCGCAAGGCAATCGTAGAAACTAAAAGCGATCGGTTTATTTTCAATGTGGAGAACAGTGCAATGGCAGTAGGTAATTCCCTGCAGCTCCTGAGGTCTGCACCATTTGTAAGGGTTTCTGCTGAAAACTCACTGAGTCTTCAAGGTAAAAAAACATTGGTGCTCATCGATAATAAACCCGTACCAGAGGTCGCATTAGAAAATATCCTGCTGACCATGCCCGCTGGAAACATCGAAAAGATTGAACTGATTACACAGCCTTCTGCCAAATATGATGCTTCCTATGGGGCAGTGATCAATATCATTACGAAAAAAAGCCAGGTTGAAGGCCTTACCGGTAATTTAAGAGCAGATGGCTCTGCTGGTAATTATGCGAATGGCAGTGTCAATGCAGGCGCAACCTATAAACACAAAAACTTCACCATCTATGCCAATGGCGGTTTAAATAAAGGTGATAATTATTTCAGCATTGAATCCGAAAGGTTTCAGGATCCTACAGATCCATCTTATTACCTAACAAACAATTGGACGCGGTTATCCCACAATAAGATCTATACTTTCCAGACCAATATGGAATTACAATTAGGAAAAAACCAAACGGTCGGACTATTTATTGACCTGAGTGATGTGGAGTTTAAAGGCCCATGGACAACCACCAATGGCTTTGGCCGCAAAAATGGAAAACTCGATTCAGTGTTGTATACAGATGCTTCCTTTAACCAAAAGGGCAATTCTCAAACCTATAATATCAATTACCACTTCTTATCCGACTCAGGTAAAAATGAGCTGACTGTTCTGGGTACCTTCACGCCATGGCAGAGAGACTTAAGGCAGTCCTTTCCATCTACCCTTTATGATGGCAATGCCCAAGTGATCAAATATCCGCCACTTTATCAGATGCAAAACAAAGGAGATATTGGTGTTTTTATTGTGCAGGCAGATTATGCGCATCAGTTTAAAAAACAATGGGCATTTGAAACCGGTCTGAAATTCCAGCATACCAATTCCAGAACCATCGTAAACTATGAGGACTATAAAACTGGTCAGCTGCAGCTGGATCCCAACTTTTCTAATGACAACAGTTTAAAGGAATCCATAACAGGAGTCTATGGAACCTTAACTAAGGACTGGAAAAATGACAAACTACAGCTGGGGTTTAGAGCAGAGGTATCAAACGTAGATTTTGAAGGAAATTTTAAACAGCGTAAGTACAACTTTTTCCCAACATTACTGTATCAGCACACGATAAATAAGGACTTCAACTTATCTGCGTCTTATAAAAAAACCATCAGAAGGCCAGTCTATACGGATCTGGTTCCTTACAGCGTGTTCTTAAATCAATATAGCATTGAGCAGGGAAATCCTGAAATGGTACCACAATTTGACCATACCTATACCTTAACTGCAAACATTCAGAAATTAAATGTCTCGCTCAGCTATACCGCTATTGATGGAATGATAGGCTTGTTTCCATCGCAACAGGATTACCTCACAAAAGTGACCTATTACAAACGCCAGAATCTGAAAAAAGCATCCACCGTTGCCTTGTATCTATTCTACCCATATCAAATTAACGATTGGTGGGAAACGATGAACAGTGGCACACCAATTGGCCGTAACAGTGCCGAAGGAGTAGTTCTAGGTACAAACCATAAGCTTGACGCTTTCTATTCTGATTTTAGAACTGCACAGATTTTCAAGATCACTAAGGATTTAAAGCTACAGATTGACGCTTATTTCTGGACAAAGTACACACAGGATCTTGGCAGTTATCAAGGGAATAAAAACATTGATGCCTCTTTTTTAATAAACCTATGGAATGGCAATGGGCAGCTTAGACTGGCGGGAAATGAATTGGTTTTCAGAAGAAATGATTATTTGCTGAAGCGTGATTACGGAACTTTCCGTTCCGCAGAACGAATACATACCGATAGCAGACGTGTATTTGTTGGCTTTACTTGTAAGTTCGGAAAATCCCGTATTGCCAAACCAGATTCGAAACTTGGCAATGAAGATGCGATGAAACGAATATAA
- a CDS encoding PadR family transcriptional regulator, with product MAVNNELFKGTLQTIILNLLAENERMYGYEITQKVKSITQGELLLKEGALYPALHKLEAEGLLETTTEVVENRVRKYYSLSQDGEKAVVNKLQEAKDFILNLQLLLNLRPSS from the coding sequence ATGGCAGTCAATAATGAATTATTCAAAGGAACCTTACAAACCATTATTCTCAACCTTTTGGCGGAGAATGAACGAATGTATGGATATGAAATCACGCAGAAAGTAAAGTCAATTACGCAAGGAGAACTATTATTAAAAGAAGGCGCTTTGTATCCTGCATTACACAAGTTAGAGGCGGAAGGTTTGCTGGAAACCACTACAGAAGTAGTAGAAAATAGGGTCAGAAAGTACTATTCTTTATCACAGGATGGCGAAAAAGCGGTAGTCAATAAATTGCAGGAAGCGAAGGATTTCATTCTTAATTTACAACTGCTGCTCAATCTTAGGCCTTCATCCTGA